In Halictus rubicundus isolate RS-2024b chromosome 5, iyHalRubi1_principal, whole genome shotgun sequence, one genomic interval encodes:
- the Nanos gene encoding RNA-binding protein nanos, with product MTTMIMRLPLPQMSNVFYPFNSSLEEELKRLFELTFDLPAPPKPNVDDVMEDFRHNGRDFEYCPDLNDSATTETTPRRKKNKKPLPTECVFCRNNGEEEIYYKKHLLKDAGGRVVCPVLRAYTCPICGATGDTAHTIKYCSKSSKSTATLATGNAFKFMRNSMGKRRVK from the exons atgaccacgatgATCATGAGGCTACCGCTTCCGCAGATGTCGAACGTGTTTTATCCGTTCAACAGCAGCCTCGAGGAAGAGTTGAAACGGCTGTTCGAATTAACGTTCGATCTACCGGCCCCACCGAAGCCCAATG TGGACGACGTAATGGAGGACTTCCGCCATAATGGCCGTGATTTTGAATACTGTCCAGACCTGAACGATAGCGCTACGACAGAGACGACACCGCGGCGCAAAAAGAATAAGAAGCCCTTGCCCACAGAATGCGTTTTCTGTAGAAACAATGGCGAGGAGGAAATCTATTACAAAAAGCACTTGCTGAAGGACGCTGGAGGCCGAGTGGTGTGCCCGGTCTTGAG GGCGTACACGTGTCCGATATGCGGCGCGACGGGCGACACGGCTCacacaataaaatattgttcgAAGAGCTCGAAGAGTACCGCTACATTGGCGACAGGGAACGCCTTCAAGTTCATGAGAAACTCGATGGGCAAACGACGTGTCAAGTAA